AGATTTTGTTGAAGGGAAGAGTGAGATTTTTAGCTTTTGTTGTTCTAGAGTTGGTAGCGTATGAAGACCTTTTCCCCTTTGGAGTgaatttgtttctttgcaaataGTGTTACTGCGTTTTATAGACTTTAACTTGAAAGGGTCACTTCTATTCAACGCGTAGGTGTAATAAAATAGCACAGTCAAGCTCATTTTAAATGTCCTTTTTCGGCTGAAAATGACACAAAAAAGACAATCCTTGTTGGTCGCCATTAATCAAAGTGGTGAACGGTGGAGTCATCTGTTCGAAGATTTAAGTATGAACAAATATCTAGTTTTTTCATCTTAAAGTCGTCGTGGCGACTCTTCTGGCATCTTTTTatgtgtttgtgtgtgtgtgtggccACTTTCGTTTTTGTCTTGTGTCTAGCGTACCTGTTTTCATTTGGACAAACAGAGCAGTGTAAAACATGTACAGTTGCAACGGAGCCTGACAAAGAATTCATTTACGCTGGTCAGTACCCAATTTTATTTGACCCGCTTATTGTGGTAATCATCTTAGAGTATCAGAATTCCAGACTCTCGACGGTTTATATTTTTCGCTAAATTCACCACAATGACTGTTAGTGTCTTTAagtgcaacttgatttttccTTTCGCGTCTTCTGTTATGTTTGGGGAGCACTGAATATCTTTGCAGATCGTTTTTCGATCGAGTTCAcccctttttaatttttctatcTTTCAAATGCACTTAACCGGCCGGCCATCACTTATTTCCCTTTAACTTTTATTGCCAGAATGTAGAAATCAAATTTATGAGGCATCAACATTGTAAGGATATGAGTTTTAATTTCTTGACCTTGctttaatttacttattttttgCACCAAATTTTCTTCCTTTCAACATGCATAACATTGGTTTGATTAAACTTCTCGTAATTTTATagtaaaaggaaatttgaaaattaccGGTAGGCTTTTTATGATTTAGATCATATTGTGCACTTTTTGTATTTCTTACACAATGTGCTATGCCTTGTAATGAAGGCGGCAATTTGTGAAACATGCATTTCCGCTCCGCGTCCAACTGGATGTTGCTCAAAACTTTGAAGTGGCTTGTTCTCCGAAGTCTAGTTCAAAACTCTGGTTCCTGGCCTTACTCAATTAAATATCGGGTAAATTTGAGTTGACTTCGGCAAGACAGCAGCCTCACATTTTGCTTTGGTACTGCGGTTAATTCATTggtttgaatttcaaattttctttgcgGGAGTAGCAAAGGGCAACGATAGTTAGCCGACAGTTAGTGGGATACAGAGATTTGAGTGGACATATAGATAGGTTTCACTTGAATTACTTGTTTCGTAAAGAATGTTAGTTATTGCTTTTATTGATTtgttggctcctaaaagagccgttttgtGTTGTGGACGGTGGAAGTCACTTATGCTCTCTCTCCACGGATTCTGCGGGCTAGCTGAATATCCTTAGGCATGATGGTTACGCGCTTGGCGTGGATGGCGCACAAGTTGGTGTCTTCAAAGAGACCCACAAGGTAAGCTTCGCTTGCCTCTTGAAGAGCCATGACAGCAGAGCTCTGGAAGCGCAGATCGGTCTTGAAATCCTGAGCAATTTCACGCACAAGACGCTGGAAGGGCAGCTTGCGGATCAACAGCTCGGTGGATTTCTGGTAGCGACGGATCTCACGAAGAGCGACTGTTCCAGGCCTGTAACGATGAGGTTTCTTGACTCCTCCAGTTGCGGGGGCGCTCTTGCGAGCCGCTTTGGTAGCGAGTTGTTTGCGTGGAGCTTTTCCTCCGGTTGATTTACGTGCAGTTTGCTTGGTACGAGCCATCTTCTCTTGAACGAAAACGTTGAAGGATAAAGCAAGAAATTGTAGCTATGATTTTATATCTGGCGcgcttgattctgattggcttttaaaaTAGGCAATTCGATTGGTTGAGCCCACATCATAGGAGATTTTTTCGACCAAAGTTCGATCCGTTGTTAACTCCAAGCTAAGTTTATATACGACAACATAGCAGACTCTTTCATTATCATAGCTCTAAGAACGTTTAATAAAAGTTTGAAATGAGTTAAGCGGATCGGTTAGACCTCATTTTCACCCGAGCTGGTGATTTTTGCTTGACAGAAATTGCTGATAGTCGAATGTTCCGGAAATGCTTCGAACGCTGATGAGCATTTGACCCTTGTACCTTTAGCGTAATTGTTCTTTTTATCCAATTAGAAATAAGGATACATTTGTTTTCTGAGAGGCCATACTGGTCCATATAAATAGAAAGAAACTTCTTGCTGGTATTATTCTCTCGTTCTACAAATCGCTATCAAGATGTCTGGTCGAGGTAAAGGAGGCAAAGGTCTTGGAAAAGGAGGCGCTAAGCGTCACCGAAAGATTCTTCGTGATAACATCCAAGGTATCACTAAGCCAGCAATTCGTCGTCTAGCTCGCCGAGGCGGTGTCAAGCGAATCTCTGGTTTGATCTACGAAGAAACGCGAGGTGTTCTGAAGGTTTTCCTTGAGAATGTCATCCGTGATGCAGTAACGTACACGGAGCACGCCAAGCGCAAGACTGTCACAGCCATGGATGTTGTGTACGCTCTGAAACGCCAGGGACGCACACTGTACGGATTTGGCGGTTAGATGACACTAAAGCCACATTGAgaaacaaacggctcctttaggagccaccaaatcttACAAAAGTCATGACTAATAAATTATATCACTTTAACATTATCCCCATGTCAGCTGGAATCTGGTTTTTTAGTATATcgtttctcttcttctcttcttctcttcTGCAAAGTTTGCATTAATTAAGGTCCTCTCTGTAGTGACAGCATCCCGGAAAGGAATATTAGTTTACTAATGCTCcttttatcttttttaaatatttacttACCTTCGAAGGAGACATTTTTGTGCGTTTCCCTTAAGAAACTTATCGATGTTTATTTCTTATCGGTTTCATTTTCAATAGATGCGATCAGTTTATTCGATTGTGCGCGGTTCTGGAAAAATTTCAAGCCGCTTGTTTCGCTTGGCTCAACAATAACAGCCATAGTGCAACATGTTCCCTTAAGCGAGAGACAAAACCATTGTCCGTTTTTGAACATACATTGGGTGGAAGATGTTATGTCTTCGTTTGAGGGCGAAGTTTAGAGAACGGCGAATTTTGCAAGGAAGGCATTCTAAAAAGACAACTCATCGCGCGCGCGTGCTCGATTTCGATTTCCCTCCCCTCTTCCTTTTTCTAGCGCACACAGGCTAAAAAGACAAGAACAAATTAGGCCTTTACATACTCAGGATATTTAGGCGTTATTCAACGGCTAAAAATATCCTACGCTAAACTCTCAAAGATCAACTCAGCACTAAATAAACGGCTGAAGTTGTTCCCAATATACTGTGAACTCCTAAACTTGAAGCGGCTAGACTTGAAGAGAGCCTCTTATTATGCTAAACATCTTATAATATTTCGTTTTtcgttttgggttttttttccagagatATTAATGACATGGAGTTCAGTAATCGTTAACAATCAAACGCTGTCGTTGAGTGTTTGACGGCTTAAATATATATGATGTTAGCAAAATACCCTTTTGTTCGGCGAGCAAATTCAAGTGTGAACCAGCCGAGAAATTTTCAATCCACAGATGCGCCCAGCTTATTTGATTGTGTGCGGTGTGTAAAAAGAAGTTTTGTTCCGCTCGGCTGTGCAATGACAATTATGtgcaaagaaatgcaaaaatCCCCTTCAAGCGAACGATATTAGCCTCAAGGAAAACCGTTGTCCCCTTTTGAACATACCTTGGTTATAAGATGTAATGGTTTTTGTTTGAGCAAGCACACGAGACGCATAAAAGTGATGTCAACCACAGGGTGTATTAACGTGCGGTTCGATTAATCGCTAAGAATTAAACGATGTCGTTGATAGTGCAATATGCGGGTATTTTTCAGTCAAAATTTGCAATGTTAAGACGACAGCGTTTTGTCACTGCAAACAGCATAAACTCGTATTTATcttgtcaatatttttttttagcgCAGAAAATATAAGTGTAGCACTTTCAATAATCgaattatattttacttttgtcCAAGAAAGAACCAAGTTCTCCAAATACGAGTCtcttaaaattatattttagagTTGTAATGCGTCTTTTAAATGGAAGTACTTCCTTGGATTGTGTCGGGGAATTGGATGATTTCGGAAGACATACATGTGTTGGTCATGACTTTGTCAACAATTGATGGCTCTTAAAAGAGCCGTTTTAGTCTTCTTGTGAGCTTTCTTAAGCCTTTGCCTTCTTCTCAGTTTTCTTGGGGAGAAGGACAGCTTGAATGTTTGGCAGCACACCTCCCTGCGCGATGGTGACACCAGCAAGCAGTTTATTCAACTCCTCGTCATTGCGGACAGCGAGCTGAAGGTGACGAGGAATGATTCTGGTTTTCTTGTTGTCGCGAGCAGCGTTGCCCGCCAATTCGAGGATCTCGGCGCTGAGATATTCGAGCACAGCGGCCAGGTACACTGGAGCTCCGGCGCCAACTCGTTCAGCGTAGTTTCCTTTGCGGAGAAGTCGATGGATACGACCGACAGGGAACTGAAGTCCCGCTCGGGATGAGCGGCTCTTGGATTTGGTGCCCTTTGCTTTTCCTTTACCGCGACCAGACATTTTTCTGTTAGCTTCGAGTCTACAAACACTTAGCGAAATAAATGTCGAAAGGTAACAAGAGGGAAATTTATACGCAAGGCATTATTCCAGTCGGAtcgaaaagcaccaatcagtttttcatttcacaagtgCTTTTGTATGAAAACGGAACTATGTTGACCTTTGGCCAACCTGAAGTTGTGAACCAATAAAAAATCGACGATTTCGATCCTTATGTTAATTGATCCTACCTTTGTTTTGTTATAAATAGCAAATCATTCGCTTAGCGTTATCATTCCGTTGAAGTAGAATCCTACAAAGTGAAAATGGCACCGAAAGTTGCAGGAAAGAAAGGCGAGAAGAAAGCTGGTAAGGCTAAGGCCGCCACTGGTGACAAGAAAAGGCGAAAGACGAGAAAGGAAAGCTATGCAATCTACATCTACAAGGTGTTGAAGCAAGTTCACCCAGACACTGGTATCTCCAGCAAAGCCATGGGCATCATGAACTCGTTCGTCAACGACATCTTCGAGCGCATCGCTGGCGAAGCTTCCCGCCTGGCTCACTACAACAAGAAGTCAACTATCAGTTCTCGCGAGATCCAGACCGCCATCAGGCTGCTTTTGCCCGGTGAACTTGCGAAACACGCTGTTAGTGAAGGAACCAAAGCTGTCACCAAGTATACCAGCAGCAAGTAAACTCACTGAGTTTACCGCCAAAAccaacggctcctttaggagccaccaaatgtTGTAAAAGTTATGCCAACACGATTATATCAGATTTTCCAAGATCAACCCCTGAAACCTGTTGATGCTGAACGAAAcataaaaacataaattcgtcATGTCTTTCAAATTCCCAAGTCTGCACATATCTATAAATATTAAATCCCgcgcttttttctttttggtagCGATGTCGATTTGGTTCAAGTCAACAAGCGAACGTATACCGTATTAAGAGAGAGTTCAAGCAGTCTGTCAGACGCATATTTGCGTTGGGAAATagatttttaccttgataaggTTTAGCCGGAGGTTTAGTCCGTTgatcaaaagcctttttgattttatttagAATGTACGGAACGTTTCAGCTCCATAGCgtgctttgttttgaaaacggAGTAGTTTGAATATTTGGTAGTGCGTGAcaagaaatgtttcaaaaatttggtttggaTAGCATACCGGGTAACCATAACGATTTTGATGAACAGACCGGCTACAGTCGAACTTCCAGTAACGGACACCTCCTGTAAGCAGACATACACCTCCTGAATGCAGACACCAAACTGCGGTCCCGGAAATTTCTCTTATAAAACACTACATATTcaacctcccgtaagcggacacgGACACCTATTCGATGTCCACAGGGTctaaaatatcctcccgtaagcggacagTAAACAATATCTAAAGAAATCGGTTCGATTTTAACGGTTTAAGCGCACACTGTCATTTCGATTACAATTagcttttttttcattacagTAAATCATAGTTTTcgtttttaaacttttcttcaagCCAGTCGCACGAAAATTTGTCTCCTTGAAATTTAAACTCGCAAGGCAATTCCATACCATGTGCTCCTCTAGCCTCTCACAGTTTACCCACTTCCAGTAATAAGAACCGTTGCTGAGTTAGACGCACGCTTCAGGAACTTCGTCACCcaatctcaaacatattctaatgaacaaatggcatcttgtACGAAACCGGCCCTTACTGagaaaattctttaaaaaccctcccctaatttcatatagaaaacggaggtctttgaaagatgtacttgTTGGAGCAAAGTCTGAGGCCTTTGAATTTCTTATCTTGACCAATAAGAGTCGTGTTTGACCTGTCTACACTATGAAACACAGACTTGTTTTGGTATATTATATGCCCtctattgcattttttttaacctcCCATATGCGGACACTTACCCTTGGTCCGCTTACGGGACGTTCGACTGATTAGCGTGTAATGCGAAGTGCTAgtttttctaccccatatgaaccatatgagcgttagccctactaatggaaatggcccacacaaggacagagaaaaactcggaccagggtgggaattgaacccacgaccttcgggttagatctgccgactgaaatataagtgctacacggccaacgtttgtataaaacgtaatccttccttgtacttgtttatcattgttcattgccgtgactttaaaatcttcagttcccacggcctgctcccgtctgactttgtcggtagagcagcggtgatctaacccgaaggtcgttggttcaattcccaccctggtcagagtttttctctgtccttgtgtgggcccatttccatcagtagggctaacgctcacatggttcatatggggtagaaacttagcacttcacattacactctaatcagttacgtcTGTATTATTAAACGGCGTATTCTTCTCTCGTAGAAATCCCCAACAAGCCAGTGACTGTCTTCGGAGCTGAAAACGGAAGAATAAAGGTGGAGCGTCGTTTTAATGCTGAAGTCTCAAACGTCCTTATTGTGAACGCTCGAGCTCTTGGAGACAAAGAATTGGACTGCACAGCGAAATTTGACATGGGTGGGGAGATTTTATGACTGGTGTTTGTTGAAAAGTAATCTTTGCGATGATCTTCATTTCTCATTAGTACACATGATCATTGGCTTGACAATCTTACGCAAccttctcagccaatcagcgatTCTTAAAGCAAACTCAATGTGGACTTCAATACGTGCTTTGCACAAGCTGCGTTTGTTTCAGTGGTTCAAAGTAGTTACTTTAGTTGAGGAAGGCGCGAAAGGCGCGGCGTACTATGCACAAGTACAGACTATAGATTTGACGGTTGGATAAAGAACCGATTTTTTTTTACGAGACGGTCTTCTTTAACCTCAGTAATCTTCAGCGCCCTCTCCTCAAGAAGATGGGCGACAAGAAGACAGTAACCGCATTGGTTCTTGACCTCAATTTCTCCTTGCCATTTCAATTAAAATCCCGTTTAATAGAATGAAGTATCGATTTGTTTGAACATTGCACAAATCATTGTCACTTAGCTGGTGTGTAATGAGAAACAAGTCCCATGTTTCtggagacaccaataacaatagagaaatgtacgacttctggtgagGGAACAAAAGAAggtaatgagagatcttttgttttcgtcgacCAACCGTGTCAACACGGCGTGGTGTAATCGCGCCTCAAAGGGAACGCTGGCGTGAATTTGTTAGGGGATCAAGTGCGTTTATTGCCCGTGTGAACGTCTTGGAAAGCGAACTTTGGTTTCCCTTTTCTCGCAACTTAAACATCCTCTCAGTTACCGTCCGTCGGACTAGGCATCTCTTTTTAATCCATGACTTGGCTTAAATTGGTATGGATCGAGGTGCCACACTGACACTGTAGCATTTTTGTATCGGGCAAGTTTGCTGAATGCAAtctgtataggtaatcacatgatttcgagtgcagtTTGGAATAGATAAGCGagagtattttttttcaaagacgagcAAAATTACAGGCAAGGGGTGATGTAGCTGCTCTCGTAAcctataatgtgattggctcgctactagcccccctcccccccccccccaaaaaaaaaaaaaaaaaaaaaaactaaaaaaaaaacaagcaattgaaacaatgacttaaaaCCATAGAGGCTGCTtgcaataccaaaacaatagcaggttTCGAGAGCGGCTACACTACTgcaggcgagtgcaatttgtagtctttgaaataatttacaagtgcttatttgt
The sequence above is a segment of the Montipora foliosa isolate CH-2021 chromosome 2, ASM3666993v2, whole genome shotgun sequence genome. Coding sequences within it:
- the LOC137992464 gene encoding histone H3, whose translation is MARTKQTARKSTGGKAPRKQLATKAARKSAPATGGVKKPHRYRPGTVALREIRRYQKSTELLIRKLPFQRLVREIAQDFKTDLRFQSSAVMALQEASEAYLVGLFEDTNLCAIHAKRVTIMPKDIQLARRIRGERA
- the LOC137992469 gene encoding histone H2B, gonadal; its protein translation is MAPKVAGKKGEKKAGKAKAATGDKKRRKTRKESYAIYIYKVLKQVHPDTGISSKAMGIMNSFVNDIFERIAGEASRLAHYNKKSTISSREIQTAIRLLLPGELAKHAVSEGTKAVTKYTSSK